From one Dermacentor andersoni chromosome 1, qqDerAnde1_hic_scaffold, whole genome shotgun sequence genomic stretch:
- the LOC129381160 gene encoding uncharacterized protein: MRCQFIRNPELQKLYLLPFHLGIECACAELQHRVFVNTRQLVGIATSGMAYGRSNEYTPAVFSFTDEATPSANRGNQGASFGAYPTISDDTWHYQWNTQPRPITRGAYDVGGVIDNASTTYLLLGSSSSIDHERSSTSRAGIEESTPILEDGATIPQATCVDQWNTQYQPADGTSTDCGHTPNTDTGTTRFTHPVYSSLVASTSYARMEESSDTFGRYARNATGTGGMEQQELSFACANVSSRQDALHGHANEHTSDTAHTCRACDQSSVKVYKFVEHCRNRRGKKHKCKTCDKLFNRADYLAKHYRTHTDERPHKCKICDKSFRQSAHLDRHKRIHTGEKAYLCKICGKSFTRAEILRNHQHTHAE, translated from the exons ATGCGTTGTCAATTTATTCGAAATCCCGAACTGCAAAAGCTTTATTTGCTTCCGTTCCATTTGGGCattgagtgcgcatgcgcggagcTTCAACATCGCGTATTCGTGAATACACGCCAGTTAGTTGGCATCGCAACATCAGGCATGGCTTACGGAAGAAGCAACGAATATACGCCTGCAGTGTTCAGCTTCACAGACGAAGCAACGCCAAGCGCAAACCGTGGCAACCAGGGTGCTTCTTTTGGCGCCTACCCAAC CATTTCTGACGACACCTGGCATTACCAGTGGAACACACAGCCCAGGCCAATAACGCGCGGGGCTTACGACGTCGGCG GTGTCAttgacaatgcaagcactacttACCTGCTTCTGGGGTCCAGCAGCAGCATCGATCATGAAAGGTCCAGCACAAGCCGCGCTGGCATAGAAGAATCAACACCAATTTTAGAAGATGGCGCCAC AATTCCTCAGGCAACCTGTGTTGACCAGTGGAACACGCAGTACCAGCCGGCTGATGGCACATCCACCGACTGTG GGCATACACCCAACACAGACACCGGAACCACTCGTTTCACACATCCGGTGTACAGCAGCCTAGTGGCCAGCACAAGCTATGCGCGCATGGAGGAATCATCGGACACTTTCGGAAGATACGCTAG GAATGCTACTGGAACAGGAGGAATGGAACAGCAAGAGTTGTCCTTTGCGTGTGCCAATGTTTCCAGCAGACAGGATGCATTACACGGGCACGCCAACGAACACACGAGCGATACTGCCCACACTTGCAGAGCATGTGATCAATCGTCTGTGAAGGTGTATAAGTTTGTAGAACATTGCCGGAACCGCAGGGGCAAAAAACACAAATGCAAAACCTGTGATAAGCTGTTCAACCGGGCTGATTATCTAGCTAAACATTACCGCACGCACACGGACGAGAGACCCCACAAATGCAAAATCTGTGATAAATCGTTCCGGCAGTCTGCTCATCTAGATAGGCATAagcgcatacacacaggtgagaAAGCCTACCTTTGCAAAATATGCGGTAAATCATTCACGCGGGCGGAAATTCTTCGTAATCATCAGCACACGCACGCAGAGTAG